From the Raphanus sativus cultivar WK10039 unplaced genomic scaffold, ASM80110v3 Scaffold2886, whole genome shotgun sequence genome, one window contains:
- the LOC108838687 gene encoding probable glutamate carboxypeptidase AMP1, producing the protein MSQPRVSFRHPPPLCSFLFAIVLLVATFYTLHHPDATPPHLFSPNKHNSLTLRRLFLSSASNATVSSYLHSLTRHPHLAGTKPSLDTLNYVLNHFQSLRLDDTRVAEYEALLSYPTHFSLTARFSNDNTTLEFDLNDDVSSSSDVVMPYHAYSPSGSASGNVVFVNHGEERDYRALEMVGVSVRGCLVLVRKGETLGRGVIVKTAETKGALGVLIYDEKDGGGLGGIERGTVMRGIGDPVTPGWPGVVGGEKLSLEDDLVSKRFPKIPSLPLSLHNAEIILASLARAKAPVEWQTGRVGSSQRVGPGRVVVNMSLQVEMKMKKIHNVVATIRGSEEPDRYVILGNHRDAWTYGAVDPNSGTSALLDIGRRFSLLLESGWRPRRSILLCSWDAEEFGMVGSTEWVEEHVLNLGASAVAYLNVDCAVQGSGFFAGATPQLDNVLVDALKLVQDPDDVTLTVEETFKSQNNIIERLSRVDSDFSGFLHHAGIPSIDMYYGADYPVYHTAFDSYDWMIRNADPLFHRHVAMAGIWGLLGIILADEPVLPFHYISYAEQLQAHRDTLSKLLEGKVSVDPLSVAIQEFSLVAKEVADEAKKLKKGAYRKNDVAGAAKRRELNDRMMLAEKGFLDSEGIRGKEWFKHLVYGPAAEPESKLGFFPGIADAIATNSSEGIIKHEIWRVTRAIQRASKALKGGFT; encoded by the exons atGTCGCAGCCTCGCGTCTCTTTCCGACATCCACCGCCGCTCTGTTCTTTCCTCTTCGCCATAGTCCTCTTAGTCGCCACTTTCTACACCCTCCACCACCCAGACGCCACtcctcctcatctcttctcccCAAACAAACACAACTCCCTCACTCTCCGCCGCCTCTTCCTCTCCTCCGCCTCCAACGCCACCGTCTCCTCCTACCTCCACTCCTTAACCCGTCACCCTCACCTCGCCGGAACAAAACCCTCTCTAGACACGCTCAACTACGTCCTAAACCACTTCCAAAGCCTCCGACTCGATGACACCCGCGTCGCCGAGTACGAAGCTCTCCTCTCTTACCCTACGCACTTCTCCCTCACCGCGCGTTTTAGCAACGACAACACGACTCTGGAGTTCGACTTAAACGACGACGTTTCCTCTTCCTCCGACGTCGTTATGCCGTACCACGCTTACTCCCCGTCTGGCTCCGCGTCTGGGAACGTCGTCTTCGTGAACCACGGCGAGGAGAGAGACTACCGAGCCCTCGAGATGGTCGGAGTGAGCGTGAGAGGCTGTTTGGTTTTAGTTCGAAAGGGAGAGACTCTTGGAAGAGGAGTGATCGTGAAGACGGCAGAGACTAAAGGTGCTCTCGGCGTCTTGATATACGACGAGAAAGACGGTGGTGGGCTCGGGGGCATCGAGAGAGGCACGGTGATGAGAGGAATCGGTGACCCGGTTACTCCGGGTTGGCCCGGTGTCGTCGGAGGAGAGAAGCTAAGTTTGGAGGATGATCTTGTCTCTAAAAGATTCCCAAAGATTCCATCTTTGCCTCTGTCTCTCCACAATGCAGAGATCATATTGGCTTCTCTGGCCAGAGCAAAAGCTCCGGTGGAGTGGCAAACGGGTCGGGTTGGGTCAAGTCAACGGGTTGGCCCGGGACGGGTTGTTGTCAACATGAGCTTACAG GtggagatgaagatgaagaagattcaCAATGTTGTGGCTACAATAAGAGGTAGTGAGGAGCCAGACCGGTACGTGATTCTTGGGAACCACAGAGACGCGTGGACTTATGGAGCTGTTGATCCAAACAGTGGAACTTCTGCTTTGCTTGACATTGGTCGACGATTCTCTCTGTTGCTTGAATCTGGCTGGAGACCACGTAGGAGCATTCTCCTTTGTAGTTGGGACGCTGAAGAGTTCGGAATGGTTGGGTCAACTGAATGGGTTGAGGAACATGTTCTTAACTTAGGTGCAAGTGCTGTGGCTTATCTTAATGTAGATTGTGCTGTCCAAGGCTCTGGATTTTTTGCTGGTGCAACTCCTCAACTAGACAATGTTCTTGTAGATGCATTAAAGCtg GTTCAAGATCCTGATGATGTAACCTTGACAGTGGAAGAGACATTCAAGTCTCAGAATAACATT ATAGAGAGGCTAAGTAGAGTAGATTCCGATTTTTCCGGTTTTCTTCATCATGCTGGGATACCATCTATAGACATGTACTATGGAGCAG attatCCCGTCTACCATACTGCTTTTGACTCCTATGATTGGATGATCCGCAATGCAGATCCATTGTTTCATCGTCATGTTGCCA TGGCTGGAATTTGGGGGCTTTTGGGAATCATCTTGGCTGATGAGCCAGTCTTACCATTTCATTACATCTCTTATGCAGAACAGTTGCAG GCACATAGAGATACATTGAGCAAGCTCTTAGAAGGGAAAGTCTCTGTTGATCCCTTAAGCGTGGCGATACAAGAGTTCTCTTTAGTTGCTAAAGAAGTTGCAGATGAAGCAAAG AAGCTAAAGAAAGGAGCATACAGGAAAAATGATGTTGCAGGAGCTGCTAAGAGAAGAGAGCTAAATGACAGAATGATGCTTGCAGAAAAAGGGTTCTTGGATTCAGAAGGAATCAGAGGGAAAGAATGGTTCAAGCATCTT GTGTATGGACCTGCAGCAGAGCCAGAGAGCAAGCTAGGTTTTTTCCCGGGAATAGCAGATGCAATTGCAACAAACTCATCAGAGGGAATAATCAAGCATGAGATATGGAGAGTCACAAGAGCTATTCAGAGAGCAAGCAAAGCTCTTAAAGGAGGGTTCACATGA